The following proteins are encoded in a genomic region of Glycine max cultivar Williams 82 chromosome 18, Glycine_max_v4.0, whole genome shotgun sequence:
- the LOC100794386 gene encoding F-box/FBD/LRR-repeat protein At5g56420, whose protein sequence is MAESSEPPSHRQKPTTGDDDRISHLPDVLLLQILSLLPTKQAVITGILSKRWRPLWPAVSVLDFDDESSPEFHHPGGLTGFAEFVYSVLLLHDAPAIERFRLRCANPNYSARDIATWLCHVARRRAERVELSLSLSRYVALPRCLFHCDTVSVMKLNGVFLNALASFSVSLPLLKVLHVGDRVLFGCHDYVVKLLAGCPALEDLVLESTYNDACGGVVCAEGNFQLDLKHLSSAKIGFSWKERCLKSMLLIFRALSNVRCLSLSTSTVACLKHASTSDIPVFDKLIQLEISFGNYSWDLLASLLQRSHKLEVLTIYKEPQKYAKGQEPRWIHPLLVPECLLHLKTFCLREYQGLETELDFVGYIMQNARVLETMTIYISSSLGSEEKLQIRRHLSILQRNFETCQIVFH, encoded by the exons ATGGCGGAATCCTCCGAGCCACCGTCGCATCGGCAGAAACCAACCACCGGCGATGACGACAGAATCAGCCACCTCCCCGATGTGCTCCTCCTCCAAATCCTCTCCCTCCTCCCCACCAAGCAGGCCGTCATCACCGGCATTCTCTCCAAGCGGTGGCGTCCGCTCTGGCCCGCCGTCTCGGTCCTCGACTTCGACGACGAGTCCTCCCCGGAGTTCCACCATCCCGGAGGTCTCACTGGCTTCGCCGAATTCGTCTACTCCGTGCTCCTCCTCCACGACGCGCCCGCCATCGAGCGCTTCCGCCTTCGCTGCGCCAACCCTAACTACTCCGCGCGCGACATCGCCACTTGGCTGTGTCACGTGGCGCGCCGCCGCGCCGAGCGCGTGGAGCTCTCCCTCTCGCTCTCGCGCTACGTGGCGCTCCCGCGCTGCCTCTTCCACTGCGACACTGTCTCGGTCATGAAGCTCAACGGCGTGTTCCTCAACGCGCTCGCTTCTTTCTCCGTCTCTTTGCCTCTGCTGAAGGTTCTGCATGTCGGGGATAGGGTTCTGTTTGGTTGTCACGATTATGTGGTGAAGCTTCTCGCTGGGTGCCCCGCGCTCGAGGACTTGGTGCTCGAATCAACCTACAACGATGCCTGCGGAGGTGTCGTTTGCGCCGAGGGGAACTTTCAGCTGGATTTGAAGCACTTGTCCAGTGCCAAAATTGGGTTTTCTTGGAAGGAGAGGTGCCTCAAGTCCATGCTTTTGATTTTCCGAGCGCTCTCTAACGTTCGATGCCTCTCGCTTTCGACCTCCACGGTTGCG TGTCTGAAGCATGCTTCTACCAGTGATATTCCAGTGTTTGACAAATTAATCCAGCTGGAAATTTCATTCGGAAACTATTCATGGGATTTGTTAGCAAGCTTGCTTCAACGTTCCCACAAGCTTGAAGTTCTTACAATTTATAAG GAACCACAAAAATATGCAAAGGGACAAGAGCCAAGATGGATCCATCCACTGCTTGTTCCTGAATGCCTTTTACATCTCAAAACATTCTGCCTAAGAGAGTATCAAGGATTGGAAACTGAGCTGGATTTTGTAGGGTATATTATGCAAAATGCCAGAGTGTTAGAGACAATGACAATCTACATATCAAGTTCCTTAGGTTCAGAGGAAAAGCTCCAAATTCGCAGGCATTTATCTATACTTCAAAGGAACTTTGAAACCTGTCAAATTGTATTCCATTGA